Below is a window of Microbacterium saperdae DNA.
AAGAAGGGCAACCCCTTCTCCCGGTTCTTCGGGGGCATCGCCCTGTTCATCCGCCAGGTCATCTCCGAGCTCCGCAAGGTCGTCACCCCGACTCGCAAGGAGCTGTTCAAGTTCACCGGGGTGGTGCTCGTCTTCGTTCTGATCGTGATGGGCATCGTCTACGGCTTGGACACTC
It encodes the following:
- the secE gene encoding preprotein translocase subunit SecE, with protein sequence MDQDEPRGEVVAAGATREKKGNPFSRFFGGIALFIRQVISELRKVVTPTRKELFKFTGVVLVFVLIVMGIVYGLDTLFAFVTHWVFGIPG